The DNA sequence GCCCCAGAGACCCTGGTTGTAGGGTTTGGACTTGGCCTGGGCATGCACGATCGACGCGGAGCCGAGGCCGGCCTCGTTCGAGAAGATGCCGCGCGCGAAACCGTAGCGGATTGCCATCGCGACGGTCGCGCCGGCGAAGCCGCCGATCGCCGAGGTCGTGGTAAACGCACCGGCGAAGATCATGCCGAATGCGGCCGGAATCTGGTCGTAGAAGCTGATCAGGACGCCGATCGCGCCGATCACGTAAATGATCGCCATCGTCGGCACGATGCGCTCGGCGGTGACCGCGATGCGCTTGATGCCGCCCAGTGTCACGACGCCGACCAGCACCATGATCACCAGGCCCGTGACCCAGTTCGGGATGCCGACACCGGTTTCCAGCACATGGGCCATCGTGTTGGCCTGCACCATGTTGCCGATGCCGAACGCCGCGAGCCCGGCGAGGAAGGCGTAGAGCAGCGCGAGCCACTTCCAGCGTTTCCCGAGGCCGTATTCGATGTAATAGAACACGCCGCCGGACACCTTGCCGTCGGCGTCGATCTGCCGGTACTTCAGGCCCAGCGTGGCCTCGCCGAGCTTGGTCGCCATGCCGACCAGCGCGACCACCCACATCCAGAACACCGCGCCCGGCCCGCCCAGCGCGATCGCGGTCGCGACCCCGGCGATGTTCCCGACGCCGATGGTCGCCGCCATCGCCGAGGTGACCGCCTGGAATCCGGTAATCGCGCCGACTTCGTGGTGCACGGTGCGCCGTAGCAGGCGGCCGAAGGTATGCCGCCAGGCAAAGCGCATGTGGGTGAACTGGAAGAACCCGAGCCGGATGGTCAGGTACAGGCCCGTGCCCACCAGCAGGATCATGAAAGGCGGGCCCCAGACGATGCTGTTGAGCCAGTCGTTGAACAGCACGAGCGAATGGATCATCGGTTTGGTGTCCCCCTGTTGGTTGATCCAGCCTGTGTTCTGTCAGCCGGCAGGTCGTTGCGGCGGCCCGCTGCGTGCCTTGGGATAGTAGCCCGTGGCGGGGCCCGCGGGAAGCGTCGTTCAGGATTGGCTGCGTCTTGTCAAGACCGCGCGGCGCCCGCCACCGGCAGCGTAGTCGGTGCCCGGTGTTGTCTCTCCTGCTTGGGTCGACACCGCCCATCGGGGCCTGACGCGTGCGTGGCCGCCGCAAGGGAATGAAACCTCGGTCGCAGCG is a window from the Thioalkalivibrio paradoxus ARh 1 genome containing:
- a CDS encoding alanine/glycine:cation symporter family protein, producing MIHSLVLFNDWLNSIVWGPPFMILLVGTGLYLTIRLGFFQFTHMRFAWRHTFGRLLRRTVHHEVGAITGFQAVTSAMAATIGVGNIAGVATAIALGGPGAVFWMWVVALVGMATKLGEATLGLKYRQIDADGKVSGGVFYYIEYGLGKRWKWLALLYAFLAGLAAFGIGNMVQANTMAHVLETGVGIPNWVTGLVIMVLVGVVTLGGIKRIAVTAERIVPTMAIIYVIGAIGVLISFYDQIPAAFGMIFAGAFTTTSAIGGFAGATVAMAIRYGFARGIFSNEAGLGSASIVHAQAKSKPYNQGLWGMWEVFIDTLVVCTLTALVILVTGVIQTGQTGAELTASAFSTGLPGLGGWIVLISIVLFSYSTMLTWNFYGEKSWEYAFGSRVVTPYRIIFIGFLFLGAIGGLTTIWDVADTLNGLMAAPNLLALILLAGVLAKEKVSYLKEMRERAEREKNGENEDPPPPPIS